The DNA region AGCCCTGGTGGAGATCcttcaatctcacgctccataaTTGCCCCCAAGGGTGACGTTAGGGGGTAGCATTTTGTACACTTAATTAAATTAGCGAGCCGCGTGGACAGGGTGGGTTGCAGATCTCAAAATGGGATAGGTCTGGAGCAGAGCCAGTAATTAAGGCCATACCTTTACTGATTACGCCAATCCCCTTTAATGAAGCCATTATGCATTTTAACCCAAACACTCCCATGAATTAACAAGTGCCACTGGAAAACACAAGTCATAATTCATCAGCAAAACAGAGCAGACGTAATGTTCCCATTTCTCTGAGAGTAATTTAGACTTGACAGACAGCAAAAGTTCAGTCCATTCACATAAACTTTAAAGCTCTGGAGTCCATTGTCAAACTATGGAAACTTTACAAGCCATTTTAACAAGGTCTGATTCAAATCATGTCTGAAAAGTTTTGAGTGCTACACAAACATGAAATGTGTATAATGATTTAGTAAGACCCAGGGGCACAGCAGGAAGGCAGCAGTTCAGCACTGACCTATAATGCTTTGCTAATTAAATAATTCACTAATTGATTCATTGCCAAATCAATAAAGCTTCCAGATGGTTTATGGGTTGAGAGCTACAGTGTGCTGTGTATGTATTTGAGAACATTGATGGGAGGAGGGCCTTGGTTGCCGGGGTCTCCAGGCAAGAAAAGGCAAATGCCACTATGTAGGGCTGCTCAATTAtcgaaaaaataataatgattatttattgaAATTATGACTTTTTTGCTAAGAGAGGCGGTAaggatatatgtatgtatgtatgtatgtatgtatgtatgtatgtatgtatgtatgtatgtatgtgtgtgtatgtatgtgtatatatatatatatatatacacacacacacacacatatatagggcaaggcaagtttatttgtatagcacaattcgtacacaaggtaattcaaagtgctttacagaataagaaagacattaaaatcacacaagtcaaaacataaataatcagaaataatcatcataaaattaccattaaaacagaatatatgcacagctaaacaaaactgttttgagcctcgatttaaacattgtcaaagtagaggactgtcacatcttcagaaagactgttccaggttttagctgcataaaacttaaacactgtttccccatgtttagtcctgactctgggcaccagcaggaggctggtccctgaggtcctcagagtgtattctttgagctacaggaagccagtgcagagacctgagcacaggacttatgtgctcatacagcagcagtgttctggatgtactgcagctgtcttaaggcttgtttggagaggccagtgagcaggccgttacagtagtctaacctactggagacaaatgcatggataaactctgactttgacagtatacctttgatttttgcaatgttttttagatggtaaaaagctgcagatgttattgatttgatgtggctgttactttctctatgtttctgtgggccaaatatgatgacttcagtcttatctgagtttagctgaagaaagttgttttgcagccacacactgatctgttggatgcagtggcagagtgaacccactggtccatattcacctgctgccagtgagacagatctgagtgtcatctgcatagttgaggacacattattgctgcgtattaacaggccctaacagcagcatgtagaaattgaacaacaggggtcccaggattgacccctggggcaccccgcAGGCCAGGGACATTTTCTCTgagatacattttccaatttcaacaaggtactccctgttttctaaataggacttgaatcagtttagtgctgtaccagagatgcacacccagtcctctagtctctgtaagaggatcccatgatccacagtgtcaaaggcagcacagATCTAACAGGCTCAaaactgagactttgcctgcatcagggttcaggcggatgtcatttttcactttgataagagcagtctcagttctgtggtggggtctaaaacctgattggaaaacatcaaaggagttgttactttttcgaggactttgcctaaaacggcagatttgagctTGGTcggtaatatatatatatatatatatatatatatatatatatatatatatatatatatatatatatatatatatatatacacacacacacacacacacacacacccacacacccccacacacccccccccacacacacacacacacacacacacacacacacacacacacacacacacacacacatatgtatttCTGATTACTTAAAGAGGCCTATACTATTGTTGTTAAAATTGTAAAGGGGAAAAAAGTTAATGTTAAATGTTGCAGGATGACCAAGTGGTATGTTTCAGTACTGTCCTAAACTCTACCCTGTTATATAAATTCAACAATTTGCTCAATGTTTCTCTCTACTCTTCACCTACAtttcacactacacacacttcAATCAAAAGCCTACAAGCAAGGTCTGGGGAAGGTTAAGAGTGCATTTATGAAGAAAACTCCAAGGATTTTAAATGAAGGCTTGAGGTATTGCTAAAAATGATGTAAGATGCAATGATATCGCTGGTAAAGATGGATTTTgtaatattcattattatacaaCCACACAGAAATAGCTATACATTATAAACATTTTGCCTGTgccaatgaaaaaaatgtgatttcaaTTGAGCAATATCATAAAAAGTTCATATAATAATTTAGTAGTATTTAGATTTCAATTCATTTGTACTTCTTTATAATGCCTGTAGAAAATAACTAAAGCCATCTGCTGCTTTTGAGAATGATCGATTACCGTATCTCATTTCATTTCTTAATCATAAACAGAAGCCGCACAACTCAAATGCAAAGCTTTAATTTATCATCAGGGTGATACCTGTATTAACAAACAAGTACACAACAAAGTCATGTGACATATccaataaatatgtcgttaggtTTAACTTTCAACAGTCAAATGTACAATTTTACCACCAAGTGTCTATTAAGGTCCAAGTCGCTGTCATAAAAAAGCATTAAGGATTGAAATAAATGCTCCAAATCATCATACAACCAAccaaaagattttaaaaacatactaCTGAGATTTCAGTGAACCCTgagaaaactgaacaaaacaataCTTATTATATTTCAGGAATTAaagggtaaaaaataaaagtataaaccaTATTTGAGGCTTGATTCTCGCTATAGTACTGCTGTGATGCCTgtccaaaaatgcaaaaaaaagtgtAGTCTGTGGTTATTATTGAGACAATGCAACATTCAAGGTGTTCCTATTTGAACAATCCAAgcaatgaaatacattttacataaagatTCAAAATCAGCTTGAACTGATTTTTTTCATGATGTCttcaccggtcactttaataagccactttgcactgttgttctgatgctgctgttgtatatattttctccctttaagtatttcatttgattttttaagcatatctttttaactttgtgcatgccctgatttgcatttgtatttattaagtgtgtttatgttgcactttttcaccaaagcaagttcctagtttgtgaactgtgttcacagactatggcaataaaagtcttctgattctgattcagtCTATGGCAAACTTGATGATGCAGCCCCACCATGTGTTTAAAAGCAGCACTGCACATGAACgacactcaaaataaaaaataaaatatatatatacacatttgaAACTCCATAATCCAGGGAATGTAAatcatgtaaaaatgtatacatttagGTCACTTCAATAAAAGGACAAGAGGTAAAGTTTTTCATAAAATGATTgacaaatcacaaaaataacatgtcaaaacaaatagCACTTAATGTTAAAAACAAGGCTATAATTACAGGCATTACAAAGAGTACCATCAATATCCACTGTCCTTAAAACAAGAGGTATGAAGGTACAAAGACAGAGCTTCATCAGACCATGTTGGTTTGAGTGTTGGGGCTGCAGCTCTGTAGGTCCTGTACCTGGTCCAAGACCCAGCTGATGTTTGGTCTCTCCTGAGGGTTTGTCACCATCATGGAGCTCAGCAGGACTTTCAGGCCCTCAGAGTAactgtgcacaaaataaatgtacaattaaatgcatgttttctgcagtatatgttatgttttagatGCAGTATATGGTAAAAATAGGTCcagtctcattttattttgctcacggcaaaaaagccaatttattaaattgttttcagTAATTGTCACCTATAttgtacacacatacataatttGCAACTTCACAGCACCTTGATAAAGACAATTCACTTTTGGAAATGTATCATGTTGATCTGAGTTTGGTATATTAGTGGTACATTAAAATATACTCTTGAGACTGACCGACAAGACTGTGGGATGGTCACTGGGTTCTGCACGGCGAGGGCCACACTGTCGCCTTTTTGAAAGATGAGGTCATAAGGTCCCTCCTGCATCATCATACAATACAGCACACAGCCGAGTGACTGTCGGGATACAAGACAGAGaatacacataaaacacattatgaAACATGATATTTAATAATAGTTACAAGACTTTACCCAGATATCAGTGCGCTCATCAATAATGCAGTGGCTCTCCACATTGAACAGTTCAGGAGCTCTGTACGAAATAGTACAGCGCTGTGCTGCCCAGTCCTGAATGCTCATTGCCTCCCTGCTTCCTCTGACCTGGatagataatataataattacgCAAGAGAAATTTTAATATATCTACATGGTAATGGTATTAATATAGCTGGTTATACATGGGTCTGTAACTCTGAACAGGgatcagtattttatttattttttattactataaTATTCACCTCTATCCTGGCTCGGTTCATCGATCCCATATCCATCAATACTGGCTTGTCATTTTCATCCAGAAGCACATTTGTAGGTTTTATGTCTCTACCATTCACAAAACAAAGCATTAACAGTAAATGTTATGAAAGATGAAGATTATTTTCTATCAAAACacagttatatttatttgtagagGCATTTACCTGTGTGCATAGCCCCTCTCATGGATTGCCTTAAGTCCAGCACAGATACCTCGAAAAATTTGCAGAATTTGTTTTTCAGGCATTAAACTTCCTTTGTCTCTTAGTTTCTCAAGAACTGACCACAAACTTCCCTTCTGTTCAGGTAAACAAACAGACCTCCATCAAgttcatgcattattatttttaatagacATTTGTGGCACATCTTACACTCATGTAAGGGAGGAGTAACCATGCTTCAGTTTTGCCGCCACGTTCGACAAAAGTGTGTGCCACCAGACTCAAGATGTTTGGATGGTTAAACATTTGGTGCATCTCGATCTCCATCTGTGCCTCCTGCCGTCCCTCACGATCATGGCACAGGATCCTCTTCAGGGCATAAAAGTGCCCATCTTTTACACCTTCCACCAGATCCACGTAACTGAATCCACTGATAAAAGGGACAGCGAAAATAACAAAGATAATGTAATGTGATAAAGTATGTGCTTCAGAAGTAATAAGTAATGGACTGATCTTACTCACCCTTCATCTAGCTTCTGAACAAAGTAGTATTTCTTGTTATCTACTGTGATGAATCCACGGGAGCATATGCACATACTCTGTCCCATAGCTACTATTGCATTGCTGAGCACCAAACTTCAAAAACCTGCAGTGACGACAACATTTAAGTTAAAATGCCGTGATGCAACCAGTTTTGGACACATGGTGAGGATAGCCATAAAGAAATAcgtttttgtctttgttcattGTCCAAACAGCTGTCAGGTTGTTGCTAAATGTTGTGTTGCATGATAGTGGTTTGAAATCCCTAAAGTATCCCAAAAACTACATTAATGacaaatgaagaaaacaaaTAGATTGCATACTTTGATGGTCGGTTATTTTGGTAACCTGGATCGGGCATATACATCAGTCTAAATACATTTCTTACCTCTTATTTTCATGTTTGGTGCTTTGTTTTCTCAGTTAGCTTCGACTAGCTGCTTGGCTCGGCATCTTCATCGTGGGTTATAATGAGAGCACTGATGTCCCATGGCGCCAAAATAACATTAGCGGCGTTAGTGGGCATTGTGAAAGAGAAGCTATGGCGGATCATGAACGACACAGATGGGGTCTTAAAGCCGACGGAGGTGATATTTAAACTGTTCTGAGTACTTGGATGCATTAGATATGTTTGTTATAAATAAtcgtttttattttcacttagaAATCATATAACATGGTAATAACAGACCTGGGAAACGTCTAAAAATGTTTctaagctaacatgctaatgctaacgcaaGCAAAACTCGAGACTGTTTTACAAGTTGCAACATGATGTGTGCTTAATGAATAATGGGAACCTTGTAATGGGTTCCACTATCGGGCACATAACATGGAAAATTAGCCCTACATAAAATTAcaagcatttaaaatatatgaCATCAAAACGTGACAACAACATTCAGGCTATGATGATTCGCTGACCTGttttcacacaaaaataaaggtaCCTTATTTAGGCACAACATTTGTTCTGTGGTTAACTGCAAGTTTTAGATTTAGCCCCACAGGTAAAATGTAATCTCTTATAATTCTGTAGCTCCCTGAAAACAGTTGTTCATCTGGTTGAGTTGTCTTGCCTCAAGCAGGGCcgcaggaggagggagacagagtgaAAACTAAGCCTGTCTCTTGTAGCACTGTGGGGACCGCCGTCAAGCGTACATCGCAGCATCTTTCCTccggtgatgaagaggagggctCAGCCACCCCACCGGCTCCACCAAAAGTCTCCAAAATCGGTTTTAACCTGAGCGGTCCGATTGGGAAGAAATCCAACAACCCCATATCCATCAAACTTGGAGCATCAGTAAGCTTTGGGAACATACTGGTATTATAATTACTATGTAGTTTTAAGTGTTTGAATAATATGTTATGTTTCTTCTCTGTGATAGAAACCTAAAGATCCTGTTCCTCCAGTTCCTCCTAAAAAGGTTGGGCTTGCATCAGTGTTCAATGAAGATGATGATGTAGGTCCACAGTGGGTATATCCTCTGCTAATTTAAAGTCTTGTTCACGTTGAGTGATTATATCTCTTTGAACACAGAGTGAACCAGAGGAAATGCCACCTGAAGCAAAGATGAGAATGAAGAACATTGGCAGGTATTTAAAAGCACTTGTCTCATTAATTTACCTCAAGGGCATAAAGCAATTCtgtttgaaaaaatacaattttgatgAAAACTATGCAGTATTTTTCTATGCCCCAGAAATGTGAATTCTGAACTTATTTTCATTCCAGAGAGACACCAACATCCGCAGGGCCTAACTCTTTCAATAAAGGCAAGCAGGGCTTCTCTGACAATCAGAAGCTTTGGGAGAGGAAGCTGAAGGCCCACGCAGAAGATGAAAACTAAATAACAACAGTACTGTAGTTTTTAATAAGTTGTCATTGAGAAGTACAGGACTGGCTTGGTTTCATCAACTTATGTTTGTCTGGACACTTTTAATTGTTCATTTTAAGTGAATCACTACTACAAGATTATTCTGCAGTGACCTCTTGTGATGACATCTAGAAGGTACAATTGTGTGTAACCTGTTTATCTCCCCAGGCTTAACATGATTATGGTAGATAATACAGTCATGTCCTGTGTGTGGTTAAACTGATAGATCACCCAGAAAAAAATCCTGCTTAATGTATGCGTGAAAAtgtacatactttttttttaatttccagGTTTAACAAAGTGGGACATGCATGAATATTTGTACAGAATAATTACTGTTCattatcagatttttacaaatttaattttgcTTAATATGCCACTCTTTTATGCTATGGGTTTGTTATAGTCTTAtgcattcattgttttatttattcatcaatAAACCCCCTACATTTACCTACAAACCTATTTGGAGACTTGGTTATAAAATATGATGTCCACAAAAAGACTCTTTACATAAGCTGGGGGGCTCAAGAAGGGGGATCTTTTCAATCTGTACTTGTTTAGGCCATGGATTTAAAATTAGGTACTGAGGAAATATAAGTTGTTACAATCACTCTTCTCAGAtatgtttataataaaataaaacattgagaAAACATTAATGATGGTGGTCATTATATTTCCAATTGCTTCTAAAGagaaagtaaaaactaaaaataaatgtaaaaatatatttcaaagttACCTTCccaaacataaacaatacaggcATTTAATAACTGACATGAAAAAGTCTTCCTTCAAGTCTGAATTGTGCTctaccacatgcttttactcaGAGAATTGGCTGTATGCCTCTCTATTAAAAACCCAAGATGATCATTGATTATTAGAAATGGCTGAATCTTGATTTAAGATTCATTAAAACTGTACTAACTGCACAACCCTAATTTATGAACATGTTTCCATAAAATACTCAGATGTCAAGTGGTGAAGGTTTCCTTGACTTATAATGAATGCTGTAAGGCATAGGGGcagtcaaaaaacaaaaacaaaaaacagtcccATTCATTTCTGAAGAGAGGAGATTCTTTGATGGGGCATGGCTTTCCTCAAAGACCTCCAGAAATTAGTATTTGTTACTGATGTAAATTTGAGAACAGGAAGTACTTTCAAGGCTTTTTGAATGACAACAGGAAGTGGTGGGTCCAACTGTTGGAGGGAAGCTGGGCCCCTGTGCGTCCATATTAGCTGCAGTTTGAAACCTGAGTTTTGCAGCAGTGCCTAACAAGGGTGTGAAAACAAAACCACAATCAgttgaaaacaaaacagcactCAAATTTCTGTTTTCCAGTGAAAGTACCGATTTACGTTTTATAGttaaatgaaacaacaaaatagTTTCTGAATATATCCTTTGTTATATAATACAAGAAATTGTGTGTACCTGCACTCCTGATTCAAGCACAAACACAGCATTGTTGTTTGAGAAGTATTCAGCTGACAGGAGACAAATTAACATCTGGCTTCTTTGAATAGCATTTACCACATCCTTAGTGTAAGCTGCAAGATTAAACATCAAACAAATAATGTaaacaataatgaaacaaatcttaatattatatttataagtggtaattttgtttaatttactcTATAATTAATGTAATACTTTTGCAATCatgaacaaatgtttttaagtttCTATTATTACCTAAATGACAAACTTCCAGGGGCCATGttatataaaatttaaataatatttatctctctctctctctctctctctctctctctctctctctctctctctctctctctctctctctctctctctctctctctctctctctctctctctctctctctctctctctctctctctctctctctctctctctctctctctctctctctctctctctctctctctctctctctctctctctctctctctctctctctctctctctctctctctctctctctctctctctctctctctctctctctctctctctctctctctctctctctctctctctctctctctctctctctctctctctctctctctctctctctctctctctctctctctctctctctctctctctctctatatatatatatatatatatatatatatatacacacgagGAATAAATATAAggtgaaaaaaatctgtttaggGGTTAAGAATAGTATactagcctttttttttttacatgctaGACCTGCTTTCCTATTTTCTGATGAACTGTAAtttgcaaaacatttttttttgtctctctaaCTGGTCCTCTTAAGCCAGTCACAGCAACCTGGTAACCTCATTGTCATTGTAGAGATTAAGTAGGTGAGGAGTGACAATAACTGCTTTGATTGATACAATATCTAGAAATCCTGTTCTGTTGGCATTAACACTTAACTACACAACAGTCACAATGGTTACCCAGATTTGTACATCAAAATAACTCAACAAAcccactctctctctgcatcACTGACCTTCCCCTGGGAGAAAGTCCCGGTCCATCAGGCAAAGGCGATACCCCCACTGGTCCTCCAACACATGGGGCAGGAGCTGCTCCAGGCTCTCTGAAGGCACCTCCAATTCCAGAGGGTCCAAACTGAATGGGAACGTGCCATCTAAAAATTACATCTGTATCTTAGCAGCCTGGTCACAAAAAGCATATTCACATTGTAAGTGATGTCACCTACCATCCTTGTTGTGTCTCAGAGGAGAGGAAACCATATCCACTGATGTGGTACTCCACACACttgataaaaacacatcaaagtCTTTATGGCCTAATTGAGAAACATTGGAATGAATGTACACATTAGCCATAATTTAACTTATATATGAGGAACTGTAAACAGTGTGTGGACATTATCTCTATTTACTGGCATATTTTATTGGGCAACATTGATTGGTTCTACTAAAAGTAAACAATGTCACTGTACTTTAATATAAAAACTATGATTCTTGTGAATCTTTAGGCATTATACAATATTATTTGCATGCAGTTTGTTCAATATTTTGAATccttttgaattttgaaaaatggCAGGTATGTTCAGAATAGTGGGCGGAGACAGAGGGTAGGTAAAAACCAGGGAACATGATTATAACATAGTTTAAAGTTTATAGAAGACCATTTCCATAATATCTCCCCTTTAAGGTTAAGTTCTAAATCATGTTTAGTCCTCTTGTTTAAtctgtgatagaaatttaagtatagtcatgttgtgtatttaaaaagcatttgatctgtgtcagtctgccagacccagaccagacattaacatgtgtgaaggctctgtctccatcccacaggaaactcgctgttgttctacctgtctaagtgtaaaagttcattattacttttcatctacaactgtaattttttccacaacaaatccaagccacttcttaaACACATTGTGCATTACATTATAAATATGATGTTTTTGCATGCTTCACTTGGGTGTATCATCTCACCTACATCTGCTTTATCAAAAGTCCAGCAGGATTTCAGAATGAGCTGTATCTCCAACCATTTCAAATATACAACGATCCCCAGACTTGAGACAAACAGTATTGATCCTAAAGAATATTCAATCAGAGATGGCCATTGtactaaaaaacataaaaagcaaatcattgttacatttatttaccaAAGAAAATGCATTTGCAATATAACCTTGTAAAAATGCTTACTGTTATGTGTCTTCTTGAGGTAAATTGTTGAACTAACGTTTCCAGATGTGTTTTGTGCGATGCAgatgtatgttttgtttagGTCCTGGGATGCCACCTGTTCAATTATGGCTTTTCCAATGACCCGAGTCTCCCATTTAACTTCCTTCACTCTGAATCAGGTAAAACATATTTCTATTATAGCCTTATAAATTCAGCATATGGGATTATAGTGGCTAAACTCTATATACTCTTCTATCTTCTCCATCGTCAGATTTTTTAAATGGCCATTGTCTTTCATGAACCACTGGATGACTGTGGGATCTGCTTTGGGAAAATCCACTACGCATTTTAATGTATGACTCAAACCTATTTTCAGAACAGAAAGAAAGTTAAAGGACACTTCACATATtagaaatttaaaataatgtatatgTATTAAAGACACAATATTTTCCATCAGTTGCTCATCTTACTTGGAATTGGTTTTAGCACTCCTACTGGCAGCAGTGGTAATTAACCATGAAAGAAGCTACCTATTTAAGCATTGCCGTCACTGTGGTAATACAAGCATACAGTTGTAATGAATGCAATTTGACTGCAGAAATGCTCAGAATGAGCCTGGTAATGATTTATGGGCTTAAAGCAGCACAGGAGACCTCTATATGTCTACATGTGACACAATAATCCAGGCAAAATTCAAACAGAGTAATTTTTGAGGGACGAGAGATAAATCAAGGCTAGTTACGTTGCCtggaccggcgttaccggggccccaccctggagccaggcctggggtgggtgctcaacAGCGAGCGCCTGGCGGCCGggctttccccacggggcctggCCGTGCACAGCCAGAAGGAgagacgtggggccgtcctcatgtggatccaccacccgcaagatgatccgtaaggggctggtgcagagagatctgggtggcagtcgaaggcgggggccttgACGACAGGTTCTCCGGACAtagagactggctctggggacatggaatgtcacctcgctcgggggggaaggagccggagcttgtgcgggaggttgagcattactgactagatatagtcggccttgCCTCCACgtacagcttgggctctggaacccaactccttgagaggggctggactctccatttctctggcgttgcccacgaGGAGAAGCGGCGaactggtgtgggcttgctcattgccccacagctcagccacctcGTGTTGGGGTTCATCCCGGTGAACTAGAGGGTTGCAT from Periophthalmus magnuspinnatus isolate fPerMag1 chromosome 3, fPerMag1.2.pri, whole genome shotgun sequence includes:
- the LOC117389706 gene encoding interleukin-18 receptor accessory protein-like isoform X2 — protein: MNLITICLACISLTACKGLYQKPSPTMHYKAIRGEVFMMPCKNWSRVEKEIYNNDFAQFKAEVSHSGNYTCLTSTGWQFLHLEVVDNTLGCWSAKESRVTLKIGAGGYITCPGHNCSNSTNTVWYKGNMRVSELKKLKKRGLSFIAGCLLLHEVMEYDNAVFFCDQELSERGDNWTIRSSVTVEALYIDKYPPRILRPANDIVEEVEPGLSHTLKCVVDFPKADPTVIQWFMKDNGHLKNLTMEKIEEVKEVKWETRVIGKAIIEQVASQDLNKTYICIAQNTSGNVSSTIYLKKTHNIQWPSLIEYSLGSILFVSSLGIVVYLKWLEIQLILKSCWTFDKADVGHKDFDVFLSSVWSTTSVDMVSSPLRHNKDDGTFPFSLDPLELEVPSESLEQLLPHVLEDQWGYRLCLMDRDFLPGEAYTKDVVNAIQRSQMLICLLSAEYFSNNNAVFVLESGVQALLQNSGFKLQLIWTHRGPASLQQLDPPLPVVIQKALKVLPVLKFTSVTNTNFWRSLRKAMPHQRISSLQK
- the LOC117391232 gene encoding PEST proteolytic signal-containing nuclear protein-like isoform X2, with the protein product MADHERHRWGLKADGGPQEEGDRVKTKPVSCSTVGTAVKRTSQHLSSGDEEEGSATPPAPPKVSKIGFNLSGPIGKKSNNPISIKLGASKPKDPVPPVPPKKVGLASVFNEDDDSEPEEMPPEAKMRMKNIGRETPTSAGPNSFNKGKQGFSDNQKLWERKLKAHAEDEN
- the stk16 gene encoding serine/threonine-protein kinase 16, with product MGQSMCICSRGFITVDNKKYYFVQKLDEGGFSYVDLVEGVKDGHFYALKRILCHDREGRQEAQMEIEMHQMFNHPNILSLVAHTFVERGGKTEAWLLLPYMSKGSLWSVLEKLRDKGSLMPEKQILQIFRGICAGLKAIHERGYAHRDIKPTNVLLDENDKPVLMDMGSMNRARIEVRGSREAMSIQDWAAQRCTISYRAPELFNVESHCIIDERTDIWSLGCVLYCMMMQEGPYDLIFQKGDSVALAVQNPVTIPQSCRYSEGLKVLLSSMMVTNPQERPNISWVLDQVQDLQSCSPNTQTNMV
- the LOC117391232 gene encoding PEST proteolytic signal-containing nuclear protein-like isoform X1, which translates into the protein MADHERHRWGLKADGAGPQEEGDRVKTKPVSCSTVGTAVKRTSQHLSSGDEEEGSATPPAPPKVSKIGFNLSGPIGKKSNNPISIKLGASKPKDPVPPVPPKKVGLASVFNEDDDSEPEEMPPEAKMRMKNIGRETPTSAGPNSFNKGKQGFSDNQKLWERKLKAHAEDEN
- the LOC117389706 gene encoding interleukin-18 receptor accessory protein-like isoform X1, yielding MNLITICLACISLTACKALCLLSTGLYQKPSPTMHYKAIRGEVFMMPCKNWSRVEKEIYNNDFAQFKAEVSHSGNYTCLTSTGWQFLHLEVVDNTLGCWSAKESRVTLKIGAGGYITCPGHNCSNSTNTVWYKGNMRVSELKKLKKRGLSFIAGCLLLHEVMEYDNAVFFCDQELSERGDNWTIRSSVTVEALYIDKYPPRILRPANDIVEEVEPGLSHTLKCVVDFPKADPTVIQWFMKDNGHLKNLTMEKIEEVKEVKWETRVIGKAIIEQVASQDLNKTYICIAQNTSGNVSSTIYLKKTHNIQWPSLIEYSLGSILFVSSLGIVVYLKWLEIQLILKSCWTFDKADVGHKDFDVFLSSVWSTTSVDMVSSPLRHNKDDGTFPFSLDPLELEVPSESLEQLLPHVLEDQWGYRLCLMDRDFLPGEAYTKDVVNAIQRSQMLICLLSAEYFSNNNAVFVLESGVQALLQNSGFKLQLIWTHRGPASLQQLDPPLPVVIQKALKVLPVLKFTSVTNTNFWRSLRKAMPHQRISSLQK